Proteins from a single region of Candidatus Saccharibacteria bacterium:
- a CDS encoding SDR family oxidoreductase produces the protein MNDTDQYKMQDPVKQYPVLDIPEQSQPEPGLDAKLIPLADHGVMTYRGSDRLKGRRALITGADSGIGRAVAIAYAREGADVMLNYLPVEEQDAQETARYCEEAGVKVATCEGDISSEEFCDTLIKATVDELGGIDILVNNAGKQVYVEDIADLSTEQLRKTFEVNIFAMFWLSKRALQHMPKGSTIINTTSIQAYQPSPGLLDYASTKAAIVAFTHGLAKQVAPKGIRVNAVAPGPIWTPLQPSYGQPQEKLTKFGQNVPLGRPGQPAEVAPAFVFLASQESSYTTGEVIGVTGGNHLP, from the coding sequence ATGAATGATACTGATCAATACAAGATGCAAGACCCCGTAAAGCAATACCCCGTGTTGGATATTCCCGAGCAGTCGCAGCCCGAGCCGGGGCTCGATGCAAAACTTATTCCGCTCGCCGACCACGGAGTTATGACCTATAGAGGGTCTGACCGGCTAAAAGGTCGTAGGGCGCTTATAACCGGCGCAGATTCCGGCATAGGCCGAGCTGTGGCAATAGCGTACGCGCGCGAAGGAGCCGATGTTATGCTTAATTACCTTCCGGTTGAGGAGCAAGATGCGCAGGAGACGGCGCGCTACTGCGAAGAGGCGGGCGTGAAAGTAGCGACCTGCGAAGGCGACATTAGCTCGGAAGAGTTTTGCGATACGCTCATTAAGGCGACGGTAGATGAGCTGGGCGGAATCGATATACTCGTTAACAACGCGGGCAAGCAGGTGTATGTCGAGGACATTGCCGACCTCAGCACCGAGCAGCTTCGCAAGACGTTTGAGGTGAATATATTTGCAATGTTTTGGCTAAGTAAGCGCGCGCTACAGCATATGCCAAAGGGTAGCACGATTATAAATACGACGTCTATTCAGGCGTATCAGCCGTCGCCAGGACTTTTAGATTACGCCTCTACCAAGGCGGCGATCGTTGCCTTTACGCACGGCCTCGCAAAGCAGGTGGCGCCAAAAGGTATCCGCGTTAATGCAGTTGCGCCTGGTCCAATATGGACGCCGCTTCAGCCAAGCTACGGCCAGCCGCAAGAAAAACTCACAAAGTTTGGCCAAAACGTACCGCTAGGGCGACCAGGTCAGCCTGCCGAAGTAGCGCCCGCATTTGTGTTTCTTGCTTCGCAGGAATCAAGCTACACAACGGGCGAGGTTATCGGTGTGACCGGCGGCAATCACTTGCCATAG
- a CDS encoding FKBP-type peptidyl-prolyl cis-trans isomerase, which produces MNNDTPSKLEGTKLADFTPVASVPELQIIDIKQGDGDEVQPHATINAHYTGALCKDGTIFQSSHDFGDSITFGLDQVIAGWGEGVPGMKVGGIRRLVIPAAKAYGSVRAAANIPPNSDLVFDIELVKIVG; this is translated from the coding sequence ATGAACAACGACACCCCATCAAAACTCGAAGGAACTAAGCTAGCTGATTTTACGCCAGTTGCGTCGGTACCGGAATTGCAGATCATTGACATCAAACAGGGCGACGGCGACGAAGTACAGCCACACGCCACAATAAACGCGCATTACACCGGCGCACTTTGCAAAGATGGAACGATTTTTCAAAGCTCGCACGATTTCGGCGATTCAATCACTTTTGGACTTGACCAAGTTATCGCCGGCTGGGGCGAAGGCGTTCCCGGTATGAAAGTTGGCGGCATTCGCAGGCTTGTTATCCCGGCCGCTAAAGCCTACGGATCAGTTCGTGCGGCAGCAAACATTCCGCCAAATTCCGATCTCGTATTCGATATCGAACTTGTTAAGATTGTTGGATAA
- the chaB gene encoding putative cation transport regulator ChaB — protein sequence MPYKSKSELPESVRNVLPDHAQGIYKEAFNSAYDEYDKPEERRGDADREEVAHKVAWAAVKKKYEKGADDKWHEK from the coding sequence ATGCCATACAAATCTAAAAGCGAGCTGCCCGAAAGCGTGCGAAACGTTTTACCCGACCACGCGCAGGGAATTTACAAAGAGGCATTTAACAGTGCCTACGATGAATACGACAAGCCCGAAGAGCGCAGAGGTGATGCTGATCGCGAAGAGGTAGCGCATAAAGTAGCCTGGGCTGCTGTAAAAAAGAAGTACGAAAAAGGTGCCGACGATAAGTGGCATGAAAAGTAG
- a CDS encoding DNA-3-methyladenine glycosylase — protein MKSSQDPFAILNDSVDVVAQRLLGCELVREIDGQTVRVRIVETEAYDQTDAASHSYKGKTPRTEIMFGPSGHLYVYFTYGMHYCCNVVVGEVGYGAAVLIRAVEPIEGEDAMAAQRPYKNGIELTNGPSKLCQALGIDRKMNGHDLHEPPFRLVIQPKRPQAEIVTTKRVGISQAKETLWRYYLQGNPYVSGKHRHIDK, from the coding sequence ATGAAAAGTAGCCAAGACCCGTTCGCGATACTTAATGATTCGGTAGATGTTGTAGCCCAGCGACTGCTTGGCTGCGAGCTTGTCCGCGAAATAGACGGCCAGACAGTGCGCGTAAGAATCGTTGAAACCGAAGCGTACGATCAGACCGATGCGGCAAGCCACAGTTACAAAGGTAAGACGCCGCGCACCGAGATAATGTTTGGTCCCAGCGGGCATTTGTATGTGTATTTTACCTATGGCATGCACTATTGCTGCAATGTAGTGGTGGGCGAGGTGGGCTACGGCGCAGCGGTGCTTATTCGGGCGGTAGAGCCAATCGAAGGTGAGGACGCTATGGCGGCGCAGAGACCCTATAAAAATGGCATTGAGTTAACGAACGGTCCATCGAAATTGTGTCAGGCCCTTGGTATCGACCGTAAAATGAACGGCCATGATCTTCATGAACCTCCGTTTCGGCTTGTTATACAACCAAAGCGTCCGCAAGCAGAGATTGTGACGACAAAGCGCGTAGGGATCAGTCAGGCAAAAGAGACGCTATGGCGGTACTATCTACAGGGTAATCCGTATGTGTCGGGTAAGCACAGGCACATTGACAAATAA
- the nusA gene encoding transcription termination/antitermination protein NusA, protein MEDINVKQLTLAVRTIAEEKNLPEETVMAVIEQAIAAAWRRDNGERDQEVRAELNTVDGTANVFVSREVVEEVGSESVEISLEDARKVKADAEIGDSIEEKHEVVSFGRVAAQTAKQVVLQRLREAEREVVLEEYEDKIGTIVTGTVQRVEPRVIRVELGKATGIIPQSEQIQGEFYSIGSRIKVFIKDIERDNRGPQLILSRGNEAFVEHLFRQEVPEMETGAVEIKAIAREAGRRTKLAVRSNVPGVDPVGTFVGGHGTRVQAVMNEIGDQEKIDIITFDEGSEQFIRNALSPAEVSSVVIDEAAKRAKVFVAEDQQSIAIGRGGQNVRLASRLTGYELDIETAVPAEKPAEAKPRKNIEDSLMSAVEESTED, encoded by the coding sequence ATGGAAGATATCAACGTTAAACAACTTACTCTCGCTGTCCGTACGATTGCCGAGGAAAAAAACCTCCCCGAAGAAACGGTCATGGCGGTTATTGAACAGGCTATTGCAGCTGCATGGCGCCGCGACAACGGTGAGCGCGACCAAGAAGTTCGTGCCGAGCTAAACACAGTAGACGGTACGGCGAACGTATTCGTATCACGCGAAGTAGTAGAAGAAGTCGGTAGCGAATCTGTCGAGATTAGTCTTGAAGATGCCCGCAAAGTAAAAGCAGACGCCGAAATCGGTGATTCAATCGAGGAAAAGCACGAAGTTGTATCATTTGGTCGCGTTGCTGCGCAAACAGCAAAGCAGGTCGTGTTGCAGCGTCTTCGCGAAGCAGAGCGTGAAGTCGTTCTTGAAGAATACGAAGACAAGATCGGCACAATCGTAACCGGTACTGTTCAGCGTGTTGAGCCACGTGTTATTCGTGTTGAGCTTGGCAAAGCAACCGGTATTATTCCGCAGAGCGAACAGATTCAGGGCGAGTTTTACAGTATTGGTTCACGTATCAAGGTGTTTATTAAAGATATCGAGCGCGATAACCGCGGCCCTCAGCTTATCCTTTCTCGCGGCAACGAAGCATTTGTCGAGCACCTATTCCGCCAAGAAGTTCCCGAAATGGAAACTGGCGCAGTAGAAATCAAAGCAATTGCCCGCGAAGCTGGTCGCCGCACGAAGCTTGCTGTTCGCAGCAACGTACCTGGCGTTGACCCTGTTGGCACGTTTGTTGGTGGACACGGAACTCGTGTTCAGGCGGTTATGAACGAAATTGGCGATCAAGAAAAGATCGACATCATTACGTTCGACGAAGGGTCAGAGCAGTTTATCCGTAACGCACTAAGCCCAGCCGAAGTCTCAAGCGTTGTTATCGACGAAGCCGCAAAGCGCGCAAAGGTGTTTGTTGCTGAAGACCAGCAGTCTATCGCTATTGGTCGTGGTGGCCAAAACGTTCGCCTTGCAAGCCGTCTTACTGGCTACGAACTTGATATTGAAACGGCCGTTCCTGCTGAAAAACCAGCAGAAGCAAAGCCTCGCAAGAATATTGAAGACAGCCTAATGAGCGCTGTTGAAGAGTCGACCGAAGACTAG
- a CDS encoding ATP-dependent Clp protease ATP-binding subunit has protein sequence MADEFAEFVSHLTENARISLQHADAIARGYGSAYIGTEHLLLGVLAQGSSVGAKVLADAGVTLDRAELALNLTPRTLIVSTGAKGLSETAKLTLKMSWEIAQEFHQDSLGTEHILYSILTQKNARATVLLRDMNVDVSELISDLEDFFGRQNNDAYMSEDAQSTQTKKQKTKGGALETFGTDLTARAKAGNLDPVIGRDSEEERMVTILSRRTKNNPVLIGEPGVGKTAIVEGLAQRIAREDVPDHLLDKRVIQLDLAAMIAGTKYRGEFEERLKKVVDELRQQKNVIIFIDELHLLVGAGAAEGALDAANMLKPALARGELHMIGATTFDEYRKHIEKDAALDRRFQSIIVGEPNLKDTIAILKGLRSYYEKHHGVSMSDEILEDAVYMADRYVSERFMPDKAIDVIDEAAALVRVKAGHKPSRVRDFTKQLKNLNEKMEDAVASEDYERAALYKTRISQITKQLDEAKIDLEKKTPITLKDDDIAHAISTMTGIPVKRVQKSEAKLLRSLEKHLGRYIIGQKEAVEKVARAIRRSRSGVASNKRPIGSFVFMGPTGVGKTELAKVVAREVFGSDDALIKIDMSEFGERHNTSRLLGAPAGYIGYEDGGQLTDKIRRQPYSVVLFDEIEKAHPEVFQLLLQLLEEGKLTDAKGRSVDFTNAIIILTSNLGADRMMKESSLGFHAAGKSDEKKLDEAHEENAAAAKDALSKMMRPELINRFDSIVTFRALTRKEVSKIFDNLIEELQDRLIHKGIHLVVKPAAKKFLIAKGYDEKFGARPLRRAIQDELEHVIADGILSGAYEKGSVLEATAQKGAIIVTVKHEAA, from the coding sequence ATGGCCGATGAATTCGCCGAATTTGTATCACATTTGACCGAAAACGCGCGTATCAGTTTGCAACACGCGGATGCTATTGCGCGTGGCTACGGCAGCGCTTATATCGGCACCGAACACCTCCTTTTGGGCGTTTTGGCGCAGGGTTCATCTGTGGGCGCTAAGGTTCTTGCCGATGCCGGCGTGACGCTCGATAGGGCTGAACTTGCGCTTAATCTTACGCCGCGCACGCTTATTGTTAGCACCGGCGCCAAAGGTCTTTCGGAAACCGCCAAGCTTACCCTCAAAATGAGCTGGGAAATCGCTCAGGAGTTTCATCAGGATAGCCTTGGCACCGAGCATATTTTGTATAGTATTCTTACGCAAAAAAACGCTCGTGCTACGGTACTTTTGCGCGACATGAATGTTGATGTTAGTGAGCTTATCAGTGATCTGGAAGACTTTTTCGGCAGGCAGAACAACGACGCCTATATGTCGGAAGACGCCCAGTCAACTCAAACGAAAAAGCAAAAAACAAAGGGCGGAGCGCTAGAGACCTTTGGAACTGATTTAACTGCGCGCGCAAAAGCGGGTAACCTCGACCCTGTTATTGGGCGTGATAGCGAAGAAGAGCGTATGGTGACGATTCTTAGTCGTCGCACCAAGAATAACCCTGTGCTTATTGGCGAGCCGGGTGTTGGCAAGACCGCAATTGTTGAAGGCCTGGCGCAGCGTATTGCGCGCGAGGACGTACCTGATCATCTGCTAGATAAGCGCGTAATTCAGCTTGATCTTGCCGCTATGATTGCCGGCACAAAGTACCGCGGTGAGTTTGAGGAGCGTCTTAAGAAGGTGGTTGATGAGCTGCGCCAGCAAAAGAACGTTATTATATTTATCGACGAGCTTCATTTGCTTGTGGGCGCGGGTGCTGCCGAGGGTGCGTTAGATGCCGCAAATATGTTAAAGCCTGCGCTGGCTCGTGGTGAGTTGCACATGATTGGCGCGACGACATTCGACGAATACCGCAAGCATATCGAAAAAGACGCGGCGCTCGACCGCAGGTTTCAGTCAATTATCGTGGGCGAGCCAAACCTTAAGGATACGATTGCTATTCTAAAAGGCCTCCGTTCGTACTACGAAAAACACCACGGCGTATCCATGAGCGACGAAATACTCGAAGATGCCGTATATATGGCCGACCGCTACGTGAGTGAGCGGTTTATGCCCGACAAAGCGATCGATGTTATAGACGAAGCGGCCGCTTTGGTGCGCGTGAAGGCTGGGCATAAGCCAAGTCGTGTTCGTGATTTTACAAAACAGTTGAAAAACCTGAATGAAAAAATGGAAGATGCCGTTGCAAGTGAAGATTACGAACGAGCGGCGCTTTACAAGACCCGTATCAGCCAAATCACCAAACAGCTCGATGAGGCAAAGATAGATCTGGAAAAAAAGACGCCTATCACATTAAAAGACGACGATATCGCGCATGCTATTTCGACCATGACAGGTATTCCGGTAAAGCGCGTTCAAAAGTCTGAAGCCAAGTTGCTTCGCTCGCTCGAAAAACACCTTGGTCGCTATATTATTGGGCAAAAAGAGGCTGTCGAAAAGGTTGCGCGTGCTATTAGGCGCAGCCGAAGTGGCGTTGCTAGCAATAAGCGCCCAATTGGTTCATTCGTATTTATGGGCCCGACTGGTGTCGGTAAGACTGAGCTTGCCAAGGTAGTGGCGCGCGAAGTGTTCGGTAGTGATGACGCACTTATCAAGATCGACATGAGCGAGTTTGGTGAACGACACAACACGAGCCGCCTATTGGGTGCGCCGGCCGGTTATATAGGCTACGAAGACGGTGGCCAGTTGACTGATAAAATTCGCCGTCAACCATACAGTGTTGTGCTGTTCGATGAGATCGAAAAGGCTCACCCAGAGGTATTCCAGTTGCTACTTCAGTTACTCGAAGAAGGAAAACTGACCGACGCAAAGGGGCGAAGCGTCGACTTTACGAACGCGATCATTATCCTTACGAGCAACCTCGGCGCCGATCGCATGATGAAAGAGTCGAGCCTTGGCTTTCATGCAGCGGGTAAGTCGGACGAGAAGAAACTCGACGAAGCGCACGAAGAAAACGCGGCTGCCGCAAAGGATGCACTATCGAAGATGATGCGCCCTGAGCTGATTAACCGATTCGATAGTATTGTGACTTTCCGTGCGCTAACACGAAAAGAAGTCAGCAAGATTTTCGATAATCTCATTGAAGAGCTACAAGATAGGCTTATTCATAAAGGTATTCATCTTGTCGTAAAACCTGCTGCGAAAAAGTTCTTGATTGCAAAAGGCTACGACGAAAAATTCGGCGCACGGCCTCTTAGGCGCGCTATTCAAGATGAACTTGAGCATGTTATTGCCGACGGCATTCTTTCGGGAGCGTACGAAAAAGGCAGTGTTCTTGAAGCAACGGCACAAAAAGGCGCTATAATAGTAACTGTTAAGCATGAAGCAGCATAA
- the radA gene encoding DNA repair protein RadA, with protein MAKSKSLFTCQNCGANYPKWTGKCENCGEWNSLVEQVVSGGKSVVAKSASSGRVLSPQTMQSISTEESVKRMTTGYEDLDIVLGGGILPGGVLLMAGQPGIGKSTLLLQVAGEVGKAQPVLYASGEESASQVKLRAERLGANKREQLHFVASTSADDIAATIRSGAYKLVIIDSIQTLTLEEITSAPGTVSQITNSSNVIIRAAKEAGAAVVLVGHVTKEGSIAGPKVLEHLVDVVLQFEGDRYGGFKVVRAVKNRYGSTNEAAIFEMYEQGLRVVENPSAALLAERQNADGSVVMATLEGTRPLLVEIQALVNPTSFGYPKRTASGFDLNRLNLLIAVLERRTKLNLSDKDIYINVVGGLKLNDPAADLAICMAIASAAAGKRLGDELVVFGEVGLGGEIRSVHSGDRRVAEAKKLGFTQAIAPKSAQKNSFIKGVGDLRQALIDYLQ; from the coding sequence ATGGCTAAATCAAAATCTCTCTTTACCTGTCAAAACTGTGGTGCGAACTATCCAAAATGGACGGGTAAATGCGAAAACTGTGGCGAGTGGAACTCGCTTGTTGAACAAGTAGTGTCAGGCGGCAAATCTGTGGTGGCAAAAAGTGCGAGTAGCGGTCGCGTATTGTCGCCACAAACGATGCAATCTATTTCTACGGAAGAATCGGTAAAGCGCATGACGACAGGGTATGAAGATCTTGATATCGTTCTTGGCGGTGGAATCTTGCCGGGCGGCGTGCTGCTTATGGCCGGACAACCGGGAATCGGTAAAAGTACCTTGCTGCTGCAGGTAGCGGGCGAAGTAGGGAAAGCCCAACCGGTGTTGTATGCAAGCGGTGAGGAATCTGCGAGCCAGGTAAAGCTGCGGGCCGAGCGTCTAGGTGCTAACAAGCGCGAACAGCTCCATTTTGTGGCGAGCACCAGCGCCGACGATATTGCGGCGACGATTCGCTCGGGTGCGTACAAACTGGTCATTATCGACTCTATCCAAACACTCACGCTTGAAGAAATTACGTCGGCGCCTGGTACGGTGAGTCAAATCACAAACAGCAGCAACGTGATTATTCGTGCGGCTAAAGAAGCTGGGGCGGCTGTGGTATTGGTGGGGCATGTGACAAAAGAGGGCAGTATTGCTGGGCCAAAAGTGCTTGAGCACCTTGTTGACGTTGTGTTGCAGTTCGAGGGCGATCGTTACGGTGGATTCAAGGTAGTGCGGGCGGTAAAAAACCGTTACGGCTCTACTAATGAAGCGGCAATTTTTGAAATGTACGAACAAGGGCTTCGTGTCGTTGAAAACCCTTCGGCGGCACTACTAGCAGAGCGCCAAAACGCCGATGGCTCGGTGGTTATGGCAACACTAGAGGGCACGCGCCCACTGCTAGTAGAGATACAGGCACTTGTAAATCCTACCAGTTTCGGGTATCCTAAACGTACAGCCTCGGGGTTCGACCTCAACCGACTCAACCTTTTGATCGCCGTTCTAGAGCGACGCACGAAACTGAATTTATCGGATAAAGATATCTATATCAATGTTGTTGGTGGGCTGAAACTCAACGATCCTGCGGCGGATCTTGCTATTTGTATGGCAATTGCGAGTGCAGCTGCCGGCAAGCGCCTAGGCGATGAGTTGGTGGTATTTGGTGAGGTTGGGCTTGGTGGCGAAATCCGCAGTGTCCATAGTGGTGATCGGCGCGTTGCCGAGGCAAAAAAGCTTGGATTTACTCAGGCAATAGCGCCAAAATCAGCGCAAAAGAATTCATTTATAAAGGGTGTCGGCGATTTGCGCCAGGCGCTCATAGACTACTTACAGTAA
- a CDS encoding penicillin-binding protein translates to MATKPNKSRNMSVYSNLAHKRKTKKDAEARKKAEYLASLPKHPVKRTLYRLHPKRFWGYWFSKKGAIMALKVLGVAALLAVLSVGALFAYFRKDLDTIRPGELAKRVQTTVTKYVDRNGKLLWEDKGDGDYKLVVDGKDINTYMKQATVAIEDKDFYKHGGISVSGLIRSFVNNSSGGSTQGGSTLTQQLVKQVFFADEAQKRGLDGVPRKVKEMILAIEVERMYNKDQILDLYLNESPYGGRRNGVESGAQTYFGKSSKNLTLPEAALLAGIPNQPGLYDPYNIAGHEALIVRQHKVLDGMVELGYITQDESDQAKKYPILDHIKPASDQYKDIKAPHFVQMVRSQLEEELGKATVGRGGLTVKTTLDIRIQNRLEESMKDMFKSYVPAYAGFTNGAATVEDTQTGQIVAMMGSRDFNYKGFGQDNAATAYIQPGSTIKPLVYAQLFSNQGQGKANYGSGSILADDNSMSSIYGAPLRNADGGYRGNINLRKSLALSRNVPAVKAMYISGVDPTLNTIRELGDTNYCTQGADAQAGLSSAIGGCGTRQVDHVNAFASLGRMGVYKPVSTVLEVKNSQGEVIKKYKDESKQVVDPQVAYILSDILSDDNARAGLYGPHFYGLYIPGVKTATKTGTSDKGGQPKDIWTMSYSPALTMGVWLGNPDTRVLTNGNSSLPAKIVGEVMEYAHKEVYAKEKKWDSANGGSWYTMPTGIQKIGGELYPSWYNKNQGKTNAKLTFDKVSRKKATKCTPDAAKIEVDVVKFKDPVTKKDIYISPDGYDANKSDDKHKCDDVQPSVGTITVTGNKIDVSVVKGTFKLKQVEVKVGSTIVATLPASSSGTYSTTYEFKDGSSTVSATVTDIAYYTANNSITHDETVSSTPSNNSNAVSWNNARRWWR, encoded by the coding sequence GACCAAAAAAGACGCAGAGGCTCGCAAAAAAGCCGAGTACTTGGCAAGTTTGCCAAAGCACCCGGTCAAGCGAACCCTCTACAGACTTCACCCTAAACGTTTTTGGGGGTACTGGTTTAGTAAAAAAGGTGCCATTATGGCGCTTAAAGTTCTTGGTGTTGCCGCGCTACTTGCAGTACTTAGTGTTGGCGCCCTTTTCGCATACTTCCGCAAAGACCTCGATACTATTCGCCCAGGCGAGCTCGCTAAACGTGTTCAGACTACCGTTACTAAATACGTCGACCGTAACGGTAAATTACTATGGGAAGACAAGGGTGATGGTGACTACAAGTTGGTTGTTGATGGCAAAGATATCAACACTTACATGAAACAGGCGACCGTCGCAATCGAAGACAAAGATTTTTACAAGCACGGAGGTATTAGCGTCTCCGGTCTTATCCGATCCTTCGTCAATAACTCTAGCGGTGGAAGCACCCAGGGTGGATCTACACTTACCCAGCAGCTTGTAAAACAGGTATTCTTTGCCGATGAAGCCCAAAAGCGCGGCCTCGACGGCGTTCCTCGAAAGGTAAAGGAAATGATTCTTGCTATCGAGGTTGAGCGTATGTACAACAAAGATCAGATTCTCGACCTTTACCTTAACGAATCGCCATATGGCGGTCGCCGTAACGGTGTCGAGTCTGGTGCTCAAACTTACTTTGGTAAATCATCAAAAAATCTTACATTGCCAGAGGCAGCTCTTCTTGCCGGTATTCCAAACCAGCCAGGGCTTTATGACCCTTACAATATAGCCGGCCACGAGGCACTTATCGTGCGCCAACACAAGGTGCTCGACGGTATGGTTGAGCTTGGCTACATCACTCAAGATGAGTCCGACCAAGCGAAAAAATACCCAATCCTCGACCACATTAAACCCGCCTCTGATCAATATAAAGATATTAAAGCACCTCACTTCGTACAAATGGTTCGCTCTCAGCTTGAAGAAGAGCTCGGTAAAGCAACTGTTGGGCGCGGTGGTCTCACTGTCAAAACAACGCTCGATATCCGTATTCAGAACCGCCTTGAAGAGTCCATGAAAGACATGTTCAAATCGTACGTTCCAGCATACGCAGGCTTCACCAACGGCGCCGCAACTGTCGAAGATACGCAGACCGGCCAGATCGTCGCTATGATGGGAAGCCGCGACTTCAACTACAAAGGCTTCGGGCAAGACAACGCCGCGACTGCCTATATTCAGCCAGGTTCAACCATTAAGCCGTTAGTTTACGCCCAGTTGTTCTCTAACCAAGGCCAAGGTAAAGCCAACTACGGTAGTGGTTCGATTCTTGCCGACGATAACTCTATGAGTAGTATTTACGGCGCACCACTTCGTAATGCAGATGGTGGCTACCGCGGTAATATCAACCTGCGTAAATCACTTGCACTGTCACGAAACGTTCCAGCCGTTAAGGCCATGTATATCTCTGGTGTCGATCCAACGCTGAACACTATTCGAGAGCTTGGCGATACCAACTACTGTACACAAGGTGCCGACGCCCAAGCTGGTCTTTCATCGGCCATCGGTGGTTGTGGAACGCGCCAGGTTGACCACGTTAACGCATTTGCATCTCTTGGTCGCATGGGAGTTTACAAGCCCGTCAGTACTGTTTTAGAAGTTAAGAACAGCCAAGGCGAAGTAATTAAAAAATACAAAGACGAGAGCAAGCAAGTCGTTGACCCACAGGTTGCCTATATCCTCAGCGATATCCTTAGCGACGACAACGCCCGTGCCGGACTTTATGGCCCTCACTTCTACGGATTGTATATTCCAGGCGTTAAAACAGCAACGAAGACCGGTACCTCCGACAAAGGCGGCCAGCCAAAAGATATCTGGACAATGAGCTACAGCCCGGCACTTACCATGGGCGTATGGCTTGGTAACCCAGATACTCGCGTTCTTACAAACGGTAACTCATCGCTTCCTGCAAAGATTGTTGGTGAAGTTATGGAGTATGCACACAAAGAAGTCTATGCAAAAGAAAAGAAATGGGACTCAGCAAACGGCGGTTCATGGTACACAATGCCGACTGGAATCCAAAAAATCGGTGGTGAGCTTTACCCTTCTTGGTATAACAAAAACCAAGGGAAAACAAACGCCAAGCTAACGTTTGACAAGGTCTCTAGAAAGAAAGCGACAAAGTGTACACCAGATGCCGCAAAGATCGAAGTTGATGTCGTTAAGTTTAAAGACCCTGTTACAAAGAAAGATATCTACATCTCGCCAGATGGTTACGATGCAAACAAGAGCGACGACAAGCATAAGTGTGACGATGTACAGCCAAGCGTGGGTACAATAACCGTCACGGGTAACAAGATCGACGTTAGTGTCGTAAAGGGTACCTTCAAGCTTAAACAAGTCGAGGTAAAGGTTGGCAGCACTATTGTTGCGACATTGCCGGCTTCATCGAGCGGAACATACTCAACAACGTACGAGTTTAAAGACGGCTCTTCGACCGTTAGCGCAACAGTCACAGATATCGCGTATTACACAGCCAACAACTCAATCACTCACGATGAAACTGTTAGCTCGACACCAAGCAATAACTCGAATGCAGTTAGCTGGAACAACGCTCGTCGATGGTGGCGATAG